The following coding sequences are from one Streptomyces sp. V3I7 window:
- a CDS encoding sugar ABC transporter permease, whose translation MTVEKTSAAPQDAHAVENPEAAAAAVTAVDPRLLVREQGLAGYLGEFRRKMKAGELGSIPVVIGLIAICVIFQSLNSNFLSAQNLSDITVTMVGTGMISVGIVFVLLLGEIDLSVGSVSGAASAIAAVIAVNEGLPEWLAILVAIVAGLAVGALHGFFFAVLGAPAFAVTLAGLLFWLGFMLKILGENGTINLDSDGLIGKLTTYFFADVAAAYGLAAVVVAVFFLTSFLGNRRREAVGVPSRPLSDTIMRTVLLAVVCFAAAYMYNQYKGLPLATVIFLVFLVGTDFLLRRTAYGRKIFALGGSVEASRRAGINVTAVRISVFALSGGFAAIGGLFLASKIASANQSAGTGDLLMNAIAAAVIGGTSLFGGRGRTWNALLGVLVIVSIQYGLQLESIAEPVKYMITAAVLLTTVVIDSITRKTQKTAGRA comes from the coding sequence GTGACCGTCGAGAAGACCTCCGCAGCCCCGCAGGACGCGCACGCCGTCGAGAACCCCGAGGCGGCCGCCGCCGCGGTGACCGCGGTCGACCCGCGCCTCCTGGTCCGCGAGCAGGGCCTCGCGGGCTACCTCGGTGAGTTCCGGCGCAAGATGAAGGCCGGCGAACTGGGTTCCATCCCGGTCGTCATCGGCCTGATCGCCATCTGCGTGATCTTCCAGAGCCTGAACTCCAACTTCCTGTCCGCGCAGAACCTGAGCGACATCACCGTCACGATGGTCGGCACGGGCATGATCTCCGTCGGCATCGTCTTCGTGCTGCTGCTCGGCGAGATCGACCTGTCGGTCGGCTCGGTCAGCGGCGCGGCCAGCGCCATCGCGGCCGTCATCGCGGTCAACGAGGGACTGCCCGAGTGGCTGGCGATCCTGGTCGCCATCGTCGCGGGCCTCGCCGTCGGCGCGCTGCACGGCTTCTTCTTCGCGGTGCTCGGCGCCCCCGCCTTCGCCGTGACCCTGGCCGGCCTGCTGTTCTGGCTCGGCTTCATGCTCAAGATCCTGGGCGAGAACGGCACGATCAACCTCGACAGCGACGGTCTGATCGGCAAGCTGACGACGTACTTCTTCGCGGACGTGGCCGCCGCGTACGGGCTGGCCGCCGTCGTGGTCGCGGTGTTCTTCCTCACCTCGTTCCTCGGCAACCGGCGCCGTGAGGCCGTGGGCGTCCCGTCCCGGCCGCTCAGCGACACGATCATGCGCACCGTGCTGCTCGCCGTGGTCTGCTTCGCCGCCGCCTACATGTACAACCAGTACAAGGGCCTGCCGCTGGCCACCGTGATCTTCCTGGTCTTCCTGGTCGGCACCGATTTCCTGCTGCGCCGCACCGCCTACGGCCGCAAGATCTTCGCGCTCGGCGGCAGCGTCGAGGCCTCCCGGCGTGCCGGTATCAACGTCACGGCAGTACGGATCTCCGTCTTCGCCCTCTCCGGCGGCTTCGCCGCGATCGGCGGCCTCTTCCTGGCCTCCAAGATCGCGTCGGCCAACCAGAGCGCGGGCACCGGCGACCTCCTCATGAACGCGATCGCCGCCGCGGTCATCGGCGGTACGTCGCTGTTCGGCGGCCGCGGCCGCACGTGGAACGCGCTGCTGGGCGTCCTGGTCATCGTCTCGATCCAGTACGGCCTCCAGCTGGAGTCCATCGCCGAGCCGGTGAAGTACATGATCACCGCCGCGGTCCTGCTGACGACCGTGGTGATCGACTCGATCACCCGCAAGACGCAGAAGACCGCGGGCCGCGCGTAA